In Paenibacillus dendritiformis, the DNA window GCCGAGGGTACCGGACATGGGATATTATCGCACTCTCCGACGCAACGCCGAATATCGAGGAGCTTCTGAAAAAATTCGAGCAAGTACACACCCACACCGAAGACGAGGTGAGAGCGATTACGGCCGGCAATGGGATCTTTGTGATTAAAGGATCCGATGACGTCGGCTACATGGATGTCATTCTGTCCGCCGGCGATGTCATCTCCGTTCCGGAGAACAAGCCGCACTATTTTACCTTAATGGACAACCGCAAAATCGTAGCTGTTCGCCTATTCATCGAGACGGAAGGCTGGATCGCCCATCCGTATGCAGATCCGTCTTTCAAAAAAGCGTAACGGAAAAAATAGACGAAAGCCCTGTCGCCATGACAGGGCTTCCTATTTTATCATTTCACTTCGAATTGCTTCTTCGGCATCGAATGCATATCGCGTGCCGTTACATGGGAGATCACATTGTAAGTGCCCGCTTTGTCAAACGTATGCTCGAATTGATATGTACCATCCTGGGTGAAGGAGCCCGCGGCGCGCTCGTGCTGTTCTTCCCCTTCCAGCCAATACTCGAACTCCACGGTATCCGCATCATCCACCGCTTGGTCGTTCTGCGTAACACGCGCGGTTATCGTGACAGGCTCATTTACTTTCACTTCCGCAGGAACCTGCAGGTCTACTTTAATCAGGTCTGGGATCGCCCCATCTTGTCCGTGCTCTGCGTGCCCGCTGTGATCAATGGAGCCATTGTGGCTCGCATGCTCGCCGCCATTGCTGCTGCCATTGCCGCAGCCTGCAGCGAAAATAAGCATCATGCAAAGCGACAGCGCCAACATTGCCTTCTTCATCATGCCCATTCACTCCTTAACTATTTCCAACCACTCTATGTATTCATTATAAACAACATCACTCCGCAAGATATGACTCGATCGGGCTAGATTCTGAACGGTTATGTGACGGTTGTGTGACATTCGTCACATCAGCAACTTGACATGCCGGCGCCTCGGCCGGATGGTTTGCTCCCATTAAGCAAGAAAGCCCGCCTTGCAAGGCAAGCTTTCCTTCATTTTCAGGTTTATTTGAGCGCCGCTTGATTTATCGCTTCAATCACGTTGGTCAATTCCATCAAGTTGGTTATTTGGTGTTCAGGCCTGATCTTGCCGGTCAATGTCACGCCCTTGCGATTGAGCCAGGCGTGATGCATCCCGACATTCTGGGCCCCTAATATATCAGTAGTCAGCTTGTCTCCAACCATCAGTCCTTCATGAGGGCCGATAGCCAACAAGGACATAGCATGGCGGAACAGGCTTGGCGCAGGCTTCCCTTCCGGATGATCGCCGGAGATGACGATATGATCGAAGAACGGAATGATATCCGGGATGCCATCAAGCTTCTCCTGCTGCAAATCCGGCGCCCCGTTCGTCAAAAGGAGCAGCTGATAATGAGGCTTCAACGTTCGCAAAATATCGTAAGTCTCTTCATAAACGTAAGAACGCGCCCGCCGTTCGCTCATGAATCGCTCCGCCAGCTCTGCTCCCAACGACTCATCCTCGCAACCCGAATGGCGAAGACCGGTCGTCCAGGAGGCAGTGCGGTAAGATGGCGCCAACTGCTGGAGGTAACGGAATTGCTCATGTTCTCCCCCGGTAAAGCGGCCCCACAATGCCTCGAACGGATTGATGCCAATGTTGGTCGTGAAGGCGTAGGTTTCATAGCTTTCATATAAAGCTCTTGCCGCGTTTCGCACTTCCGTCTCCAATTGTTCCGCATCAACCCCCGCTTTCGAGTGTGCGTATTGGCACACGGCGGAAAAGGCTTCTTCCACACACCGCTCATCCCACAGCAGCGTATCATCAAGATCGAATAATACGGCACGAATGGCCATTGCGACTCCCCCTTGTCCCACTCCGGCAAACCTACTTCTTCGGCTTCACGAAGACAACCTTGTCCGACTGATCCGTCTCGTTGGCCTTGCCGTTCTTGTCTTCTTTTGAATTCTCTTCGTACGCTATCCGGTTCTGAGCGGCGAACTGCTGCAGCCGCGCATTCATCGCTTCGATGTCATAGCGGTTCATCATGCGGGAGAATACCCAGTTCGAGCCTTTGCCGTTCTTTTCAATAACGATAAAGCCTGGCTGGTACGTTATTTTTTTGATATCTTCCACTTTGAGCGTACGCAGCCGATTCCATTTTGTCGTGCTTAGTTCGTCTTTCGCGACCCGCAAAAAAGGCCGGCGCAAAAACAGCATCAATGCCAATGCCAAATAACAAATAACAGTTACCCAGTACAGCGTCGGGGACGGCAGACTCGTACCGACACTGCCAAGCAGCGCATAAATGATCGTAAACCCGGTCAATATCAAAGGAAGAATAAAATTCCGGCCCTTGAATTCATCGAACGCAACCGTATGGGAAGCGATCCCCGGCTTGCCCTGCTTTTTGCGTTGTTTGTTCAACTGAGCGCTGTTGCGCCGTACTTGGCGTTCCCAACTACGCGACATCCATCCAGACCTCCTATATGTTACACACTCTAATGAACGATGTTTCCCGATTGATTGTTCTGTTCGCCTTCTTCGTCTTCGACATAGCGAATGCTGTCCAACTTGTTGCGGACCTGCTGACGGAACAATTCAAGGTACTGCTCTCTTAGCGCGGCCCGTTCTGCAAGTTCCTCCGAGTTCAGCCCTGCGCTCTTATGCTTGCGGGCCAGTTCATTGATGCGAGCGATTAATTTATCCATATTCATCTTGTACCCTCCATACCATGGTGCATATCTTCTACTTTGACATGCTGCATCAGCCTTGTCAAGCAAGCTGACAGCGATGGAATACAAGAAGCGGCTCCTTCGGCCTCAGCCGGTGAGAAGAGCGGTGCTGCGAGAACAATGATCCCGGCCTCAGCCGAATTATGGTCAAGAAAGTATCGGCACGACAAGGACGATGCCGGATTGCAGCGTATGTCCCCTTAAGTCATTCAACTGAATGATCTTGTATATGTACTCCCGGGTATCCATCCCGTTCGGTTTGTATTCCGTCGCGATTTCCCACAGGCTATCCCCAGGCTGAACAAGCACTCGCTCCGTACTTACAGAAGGCTGCCCGGATACTGCGTCGTCATCCCCCCATGCTTGTACGATTCCCGCGCACAAAAGGAACAGCAGGCCGGAGAGCAGTACCGCCCGAATCAATTTTCTTCTATTATAAGGCTTTGGCTTTACAGGCTGACGCAGCGTTGATCTTGCTTCCGTTCGATATGCGTAACTCCGTCTCGGGCTATATACCATTTCACTCATGTCCGCTCACTCCCCAAACACTTGTTCTATTCTTAATGTCCATAATGTAACACGAACATACGTTCAGGTCAACCGTTTTTGAGGAACGTGCGTTCTCTTTTTTTGTTCCCCAAATCCGAATATGGGGCATGCGTTGAAAGAAAACGAATAAACCGCATAAAATCAAGGATTTTTTAGAACTTACGTTTGTGCGAACGGAGGTTCTATGGTATAATTTTGACAAAAGAGCATTCATTGGAGTTGATATCTTTGTCTAAAATATCAAGTCGACAACAAGCGATCCTTGATTTTATACGCGATGAAGTCCGCACCAAGGGCTATCCTCCTTCCGTAAGAGAGATCGGGGAAGCTGTCGGCCTCGCATCGAGTTCCACGGTGCACGGTCATCTCGATCGGCTGGAGAAGAAAGGCTTTATCCGCCGGGACCCGACGAAGCCAAGAGCGATCGAACTGCTAAGCGAACAGTCGGATCGCCATTCAGAGTTCAGCCATGCCGTAGCACGCGTTCCCGTCATCGGGAAGGTAACGGCCGGCGAGCCGATTACGGCGACCGAGAACATCGAAGATTATTTTCCTCTCCCGGTGCATATGGTGGGAGACGACGAGAACATCTTCATGCTATCCGTTGTCGGCGACAGCATGATTGAAGCCGGTATACATAACGGAGACTATGTTATCGTCCGCCAGCAGCAGACCGCGAACAACGGCGATATCGTCGTGGCCATGACCGAGGAGAACGAGGCAACGGTGAAGACCTTCTACAAGGAACGCGATCATATCCGGCTTCAGCCGGAGAATCCAACTTTTGAGCCGATCCGGTTGAAGCATGTGACGATCCTGGGCAAAGTGATTGGATTGTTCCGTGATTTTCATTAATCCTTGCTGCATGGGTGCAAATGTGGAGAAAGCCGCTTTGAGTACAGGCATTTCTGTATTCGAAAGCGGCTTTTTGACGTGTCAGGGCGGTATAACGTGATTAATTCCGGGAACGATGTGGTAAGTTACGTTACATGACGAACTTCGAAAAATCCAATCGAGAGGTGAAGCATCATGACATCCCATCAGCAGATGAAGCAGACCCTGCCCGCCCAGCATCAGAACCGCCAACCAGGCCTCGAGACGGACATGAATCCGCGTCCGCAATTCGAATGCCATTCCTATTCCGCTGCGGGCAAGCTGAAGAACAAGGTTGCGCTGATTACCGGCGGCGACAGCGGCATTGGCCGCTCGGTCGCCGTGGCGTTCGCCAAGGAAGGCGCCGACATCGCCATCGTGTATTTGAATGAGCATGACGATGCCAAGGAAGCGAAGCGGCATGTCGAGGAGACAGGACGCCGCTGCCTGCTTATCGACGGTGACATCGGAGAAGAATCGTTCTGCGAGCGAGCGGTGGAACAGACTGTGAAGGAGCTCGGGAAGCTGGACATATTAGTCAATAATGCCGGTGAGCAGCATCCGCAGGGGCGCATAGAAGACATTACAGACGCACAGCTTCAACGTACATTCAAGACCAACATATTTGCGATGTTCTATCTGACGAAGGCGGCAATGTCCCAATTGAAACGGCATACTGGCGTTATCATTAACACCGCCTCCGTCACCGCGTATCGGGGAAGCGCAAATTTGTTGGATTATTCCGCCACCAAGGGCGCGATAGTCGCCTTCACCCGCTCCTTGTCAGCGAATCTGGCACCGGACGGCATCCGGGTGAACGGCGTGGCGCCCGGCCCGATCTGGACGCCGCTCATTCCGTCCACATTCGATGCGAATCAGGTCAGTCAATTCGGCGGGGACACGCCGATGCAGCGACCTGGACAGCCTCAAGAGCTCGCTCCCAGCTACGTGTATCTAGCCAGCGCGGATTCCTCTTACGTCACCGGACAGATCCTGCATGTCAACGGCGGCGAAATCATTAATGGCTGACGCATTAAAAGCTTAGGCCATTACTTAGGGAAGCACTCGATTTCGCGCGTTAACCTTTATGCCACCAAGACTCGACGATTTGATGAGCGACAGCCGGATTATATCCTCTCCCAATCAGATATGATACGGCTGCCGCTTCACGGAGCGCATGCTCAACGGATATTGTTTGCGCTTCTTTTAGTCCGTTAATCACCCATGGCTCAACGATCTGCAGTGTTTCAATCTTCAAATTTTGCGTCTCCGGATAATAATGCGGACAGAACTGCGAAGAAGAATAAGGATGAATGTGTGGCCCCGGGTAAACATTCATGGGGTATGGCTGGTATTGGTAACTCACGGAAAAACGTCTCCCTTCATATGTCATACCCCTAACATATGCCTATCGCTCGAATGTGCTCCTGGACATGAGGAGAAACGTGCAGCTTGTGCTCAAAAGCCGGACATAAAAAACAGCCCTGCTGACTAAGCAGGGCCTCGAACAGAAGGGGGCCTTTGCGCGCACATGCGCAAGGCACTGTCTCATCAGGACCTATTAATAAATAAATGCGCGGGAAACGATGACAAGCAGAATAAACAACACCAAAATTACGCCTGTCGAGGTCCAGAGCCCTCCAACGCCACAAGTAACTCCACTCATTTGAGTTACCTCCTTTCTCTTGGTACTCCCATGATATTAGAATTACGGACGGTTTGACTTGGCTATAACCCATAGGCATAAATTTGGGCCGATCGTACGAACCATGCTCCCAAAAGAGCGACCTGCTCTCTCCCCAATACCCAAGTGTCTCGCCTAAATTATTCATGTTAATTTTCTTGGAGCTATAGCACAGTCATTTAAAGCATTGGCTCATATTGTAGTATGGAAAGGAGGTGGCTTGAATGAGACGTCATCGCAAAGCAATCACGGTCATTCTTAAGGAAGGGCAGAAAGTGTTGGTCGTGTGCAAAAAACGGAGAAGACATTTCTGGTAATCTCATTTTTTGGAGCGCCGTTGATCCTTAGCGTTGGTGCTCCATCCCCCTTCCGCTGACGGCCTGTTCCAGCCTTTCGGCGTCTTGATTGAAATGCAGTTTTGCTGCTTTTGGGGCACCTCCCCGTGTATATCCGCAAGAAAAAAGTCTCGGCGTATCCCAATGTCATTGAGTTTAGCTCAAAGACAAGAGCCGAAAACATAGGAATCTGAAACGGCCTTGGAAAAGACCCTGTGCCGTTTCTTTTTTTGTATACAAGCAAGGAAAAAGCGTACAGCAAACAAAGCGGACGGAAGATCCGCTTAAAAAGTGTTCATATGAAACGAATTATGCTACTCTATAGACGAAGCTAACAACTGATTTGCAGCGTATTTTGCGCGTATTCTGCTGCCCTGGGCGAACGGGTCGAATCGGCAAAATGTTTTTGCGGATCAGTGCTTCAACATCGGGCGGGGGTTCATCGTGCCGTACAAACGTGGACGGCAACCGTGAAGTTGACTTGGTATGGGTGCCGTTTATCCATTTGGGAAATGACGACGTGCGAGGTCCTCATTTCAGCGAAATTGTACATGATCATTCTTGCGAAAATCTCTTGGGTGATGGACTCTCGTCTCTTTGCGTGAAAATTCGTCAGACGGACAGTATACTTTAATGCCCGGAAAGAGGTTTCAATGCCCCATCGCCTGTTATACATAGACTTGATTTCAACGGGTGGGAAATCAGCGGCAGAATGATTCGTAATGACGGTCTCATAAGCGCCATGAGGCAGGACGAAACGAACCACCCGAAAGGAAATCGGGTAAAACAAGTTCTCATGCAAATCCAAAAAATCAAAGGTTGACGTGGAAGGAACGAACTTGTACATCTCGGGATTAGCCTTGACCTCTTTGGTTTGTTTTTTGGTGAGTGTCAGTTAAACATCCCTATCAAACTTTCCGCTAGAGGGCAAACGCAAGCCCGAAAGAATACCATTGGAATCCAAATCCTTTACCCGTATAACATAGTTCCACCCTTTGCGCTCCAGATGCGCGAAATTGTTGTAACTTTCATAACCTCTATCGGCAATCACAATGGTTTTGCCCTTGATGGGAGAACGGTCGACCATCGCAGCCAGCGCCCTTCCCTCGTTGCACAACCTTCGTGGTTGAACAAGGGCATCCACGTACAGTCTGTTGCACAAGTCATAGGCAGCGTTCAAATGCAGAAGGTTATAGCCTTTCGTGTTCGGTTGACGCTGTTGCCCCCCATGGAGATCAGGAGTTGTATCACCGTTTCAAAAGAAAGCTTTTTCTTTCGGGTAAAATCTTTTTCAGGGTTTTTGACATAAGGTGCTGGTGCGGCTGCCATTTCTCGTATGAGGGATGGCAGCGTTTCTTTTAGCGAATTCGCGTACTCATTCATTGGCGTAACCTCCTCGTTTTTTTAAGGGGCTTCGCCACACATATCCATCTACCTGTTAAGTCTTGATTTTTTTTGAAACAAAAAAAAGAGCGGGCTATCTTTTCGATAACCTGCTCTTGTGCTTGATTATGCTTTCCGCGCCTTATCTTAATGACATTGCGGCGTATCCGGCGCTTTTTGTTTTTCTCGGAACAGCATTCCGAACCAACGGGGAGAGAGCCATGCTCCATCCATGCGGTCAATCCCCCATATGGTAATGCGGAGTTTGAGTCGATTCATCCAATTCTAGTCGGTGAATTAAAAGCCATCGATATGGTCATTAACGAATTTATTCAATTATTTGAAATACACATAAGTGAAGCCGTGGAAGCGTCCAGGATAAACAGTGGAGAAACAGAAGCTTTTCCCCCGGCAGGCAAAGATTCTAAATCTGATGCTGAGAAAGGACGGGAATGTGATGAAACACATAAACAGTTATATCGATTCCGTATTTTCTAGCCAAGATGATCTTTTGGAAGAAGTTATTTCATCAATACGGGAAAACGGAATGCCTTCTATTTCGGTATCTCCTTCCTCCGGAAAACTCCTAACGATGCTTGTTTCTATTTCAGGGGCTAAAAATGTGCTGGAAATAGGGGCTTTGGGCGGCTATAGCGGAATTTGTCTAGCGCGAGGCTTCGATGGAGAAGGAAAATTAACTTCTCTTGAATTAGAGGAGAGTTACGCAAAATTAGCCTGCAATAATCTTGCTAAAGCAGGCTTTGGCAATCAAGTCACCTATTTTACCGGACCCGCTTTGCAAAGTCTTGAAAAATTAGTTGCCGAGAATAAAAGGTTTGACTTTTTCTTTATTGATGCTGACAAGGAAAATTATGATCCTTACTTGAACTATTGCATTCAACTCGCTGAACCCGGCGCTGTAATCGTGGCTGATAATGTTCTGGCAGGCGGCAGTGTAGCGGATCAGGACGCGCTTCCGAAGCGTTATACTGAATTAATGAAGAAATTCAATGAAACCGTAGCCCATCATCCTCAATTAGATTCGCTGCTCATTCCGCTAGGCGATGGACTGACCGTCGCAAAAGTAAGGAAATAAAAAATACATCATACTGCATGCGATATATTGACAAGAGCCTCGGAGGAATCCGGGGTTTTCTTAATTTCGTCTAATTTAAGGTATGGCATATATGAATATATGGTCATATAATTAAGTCGGAGGGGGCGGAATTTTGAAGAAATTAAGTGCATTATTTTTGGTGTGTTTGTTGGTCTTGGCAGGCTGCGGGGGCGGGGGACAGTCAAAAGACGACGGGCTGGTCCTCGACTATCTCAACACGTTCGTGAATGGAACCGATGTGGATGCCAAGAAGAAGTTTGTCGAAGAGAAGGTTCATCCGGACATCAAGCCTCTATTTGCATTAGGGCAAAATAATGTGACCGACGAGAGCAAGATGTACAAAGATCCGAAAGTTATGGAGTCAATTGATTACGAGGAAGCCGGAAAGAAAGGAACACTCGTACTGGCACGAGGAACCGTTGACGGGAATGAAAAAGAAATCATCGTGCTGGTTATGGAAGGGAAAATCGCCTTCGGATTTACCCCTGACGGCGAAGGAGATGTCAAGGCAGGATACGATGAAATGCGCGCCAAATTTAAAACAGAAGCCTTGAAGTAACCGCTAAGCCCCGGACCACTCCGGGGCTTCTCTCTTCCCAAACGCCGTATATTATTGTCTGACATCTCATAAAGAACATGAAGCGAATTTTTTGGGGGCGTTTTGTGGGCATCGACCCTAACGCCGCTATCATTCTCTTCAGGCCCCACAATAAAAATCCCCAGAAGCCTTGCGGCTCTAGGGATGAAATAATTAATACAAGGTCATATATTGATCGCGTTCCCACTGATGAACCTGTGTTCGATACATATCCCACTCGATTTCCTTCAACTCCATGAAGTGCTGCAGCGCATGCTCGCCGAGCGCATCGCAAATGGTCTCGTCGCGGAGCAAAGCCTCCAGCGCTTCCTTGAGGCTGGATGGCAAGCTCGGGATGCCTTCCGCTTCGCGCTCTTCGTCCGTCATCACGTAGATGTTCCGGTCGGTCGGCGAAGGCAGAGCGGATTTTTTCTTGATGCCGTCCAAACCCGCTTTCAGAATGGCGGCCAACGCCAAATACGGGTTCGCAGACGGATCCGGGTTGCGGACCTCGACGCGCGTGCTGAGACCGCGGGATGCCGGAATGCGGACCATCGGGCTGCGGTTGCTCGCGGACCAAGCGACGTAGCATGGAGCCTCGTATCCCGGAACGAGCCGCTTGTAGGAGTTGACCGTCGGATTCGTAATGGCCGCGAAGCCGCGGGCATGCTTCAGGACCCCGGCCATGAAGCGGCGCGCATCGTCGCTCAGGCCCAGCTTATCCTTCTCGTCATAGAACGCATTCTCCTTGCCTTGGAACAGGGAGATGTTGCAGTGCATGCCGGAACCGTTCACGCCGAACAGCGGCTTCGCCATGAAAGTGGCGTGCAGGCCATGCTGGCGCGCGATGGTCTTCACGACGAGCTTGAAGGTCTGAATCTGGTCGGCCGCCTTGATGGCGTCCGCGTACTTGAAATCAATCTCATGCTGTCCCGGCGCCACTTCATGGTGGGAAGCTTCGATTTCAAAGCCCATTTCCTCCAGCTTCAAAACGATCTCGCGGCGGCAGTTCTCCCCGAGATCCGTCGGGGCCAGGTCGAAATATCCGCCCTGGTCGTTCAGCTCCATCGTCGGGTTGCCCTTCTCATCCGTCTTGAACAGGAAGAACTCCGGCTCCGGTCCGACATTCATCGCCGTATAGCCCATTTCTTCCGCTTCCTTCAGCGCCCGCTTCAAAATGCCGCGCGGACATCCGGCGAACGGAACTCCATCAGTTGTATATACGTCACAAATCAACCGAGCTACACGATCTTCCGTTACCCATGGGAATACCACCCAAGTATCCAGATCAGGCACCAGATACATATCTGATTCTTCAATCCGCACATAACCTTCGATAGAAGAGCCGTCAAACATCATTTTGTTGTCCAGCGCCTTATTCAATTGGCTTACCGGGATCTCCACATTCTTGATGGTCCCCAGCAAATCCGTAAATTGAAGCCGGATAAATCGTACATTTTGTTCTTCCGCAATGCGTACAATGTCTTCTCTGGTGTAACCCACAGGGTAACATCTCCTTCTTGTGAACCTGGAATAGAGGCGTGATCACTTGGTAAAGAACCGAGACAGTTCACCTTGAATCAATGACACTTGGCCTGGTCTGTTTCCGGAAATGAGCTGCTGCTTCAGCATTCGATGCAGTTGAGTCTCCGACAGTTCCTTGCATTTGCTTTCCGAATCATCGCTTAGCACGGTCGCCTCCTCGGATTCCTTGGAGACCGGTTGCAGCACTTGCTTGATCCCGGCGATGTTCACGCCCTTCTCAATAAGCGCCTTAATCTCCAACAGCCGCTCCACGTCATTGAACGAAAAGAGACGCTGGTTGCCGGACGTGCGTGCAGGCATAATCAATTCATGCTGCTCGTAATAACGAATCTGCCTTGCGGTCAAATCCGTCAGCTTCATTACGATGCCGATTGGAAACAAAGCCATATTTCTGCGAATTTCATCCCCCACCGCTCATCAACCTTCCTCTGGTGATCCCTTGCTCCCCTTCATTGTAGCTCCCGTTCAAATAGGTGTCAACAGATGTCAGAAAAACTGACAGAAAAATCAGGACAGCTTCAAGAGCCCCCGTTCCACCATGGCGGACAATGCGGTCATCGCTCCCAGCTTCGCATGGGCATACGTCAATCCGCCCTGCATATATGCCGTATACGGCTCCCGTATCGGCGCATCCGCCGACAGCTCCAGGCTCCCGCCCT includes these proteins:
- a CDS encoding 1,2-dihydroxy-3-keto-5-methylthiopentene dioxygenase → MAEIRIRNTNEKITGEENVRDFLERQGVLYEHWNPNKLAASLQDKFVLTDDEKQAILDAFDEEIRDLAVRRGYRTWDIIALSDATPNIEELLKKFEQVHTHTEDEVRAITAGNGIFVIKGSDDVGYMDVILSAGDVISVPENKPHYFTLMDNRKIVAVRLFIETEGWIAHPYADPSFKKA
- a CDS encoding O-methyltransferase, yielding MKHINSYIDSVFSSQDDLLEEVISSIRENGMPSISVSPSSGKLLTMLVSISGAKNVLEIGALGGYSGICLARGFDGEGKLTSLELEESYAKLACNNLAKAGFGNQVTYFTGPALQSLEKLVAENKRFDFFFIDADKENYDPYLNYCIQLAEPGAVIVADNVLAGGSVADQDALPKRYTELMKKFNETVAHHPQLDSLLIPLGDGLTVAKVRK
- a CDS encoding FixH family protein, coding for MMKKAMLALSLCMMLIFAAGCGNGSSNGGEHASHNGSIDHSGHAEHGQDGAIPDLIKVDLQVPAEVKVNEPVTITARVTQNDQAVDDADTVEFEYWLEGEEQHERAAGSFTQDGTYQFEHTFDKAGTYNVISHVTARDMHSMPKKQFEVK
- the lexA gene encoding transcriptional repressor LexA, with the translated sequence MSKISSRQQAILDFIRDEVRTKGYPPSVREIGEAVGLASSSTVHGHLDRLEKKGFIRRDPTKPRAIELLSEQSDRHSEFSHAVARVPVIGKVTAGEPITATENIEDYFPLPVHMVGDDENIFMLSVVGDSMIEAGIHNGDYVIVRQQQTANNGDIVVAMTEENEATVKTFYKERDHIRLQPENPTFEPIRLKHVTILGKVIGLFRDFH
- a CDS encoding sporulation protein YjcZ, which produces MSGVTCGVGGLWTSTGVILVLFILLVIVSRAFIY
- a CDS encoding DUF896 domain-containing protein; its protein translation is MNMDKLIARINELARKHKSAGLNSEELAERAALREQYLELFRQQVRNKLDSIRYVEDEEGEQNNQSGNIVH
- a CDS encoding SDR family oxidoreductase, with protein sequence MTSHQQMKQTLPAQHQNRQPGLETDMNPRPQFECHSYSAAGKLKNKVALITGGDSGIGRSVAVAFAKEGADIAIVYLNEHDDAKEAKRHVEETGRRCLLIDGDIGEESFCERAVEQTVKELGKLDILVNNAGEQHPQGRIEDITDAQLQRTFKTNIFAMFYLTKAAMSQLKRHTGVIINTASVTAYRGSANLLDYSATKGAIVAFTRSLSANLAPDGIRVNGVAPGPIWTPLIPSTFDANQVSQFGGDTPMQRPGQPQELAPSYVYLASADSSYVTGQILHVNGGEIING
- a CDS encoding transposase, whose protein sequence is MNAAYDLCNRLYVDALVQPRRLCNEGRALAAMVDRSPIKGKTIVIADRGYESYNNFAHLERKGWNYVIRVKDLDSNGILSGLRLPSSGKFDRDV
- a CDS encoding MerR family transcriptional regulator encodes the protein MGDEIRRNMALFPIGIVMKLTDLTARQIRYYEQHELIMPARTSGNQRLFSFNDVERLLEIKALIEKGVNIAGIKQVLQPVSKESEEATVLSDDSESKCKELSETQLHRMLKQQLISGNRPGQVSLIQGELSRFFTK
- a CDS encoding methyltransferase, with amino-acid sequence MSRSWERQVRRNSAQLNKQRKKQGKPGIASHTVAFDEFKGRNFILPLILTGFTIIYALLGSVGTSLPSPTLYWVTVICYLALALMLFLRRPFLRVAKDELSTTKWNRLRTLKVEDIKKITYQPGFIVIEKNGKGSNWVFSRMMNRYDIEAMNARLQQFAAQNRIAYEENSKEDKNGKANETDQSDKVVFVKPKK
- a CDS encoding transposase; protein product: MYKFVPSTSTFDFLDLHENLFYPISFRVVRFVLPHGAYETVITNHSAADFPPVEIKSMYNRRWGIETSFRALKYTVRLTNFHAKRRESITQEIFARMIMYNFAEMRTSHVVISQMDKRHPYQVNFTVAVHVCTAR
- the glnA gene encoding type I glutamate--ammonia ligase — translated: MGYTREDIVRIAEEQNVRFIRLQFTDLLGTIKNVEIPVSQLNKALDNKMMFDGSSIEGYVRIEESDMYLVPDLDTWVVFPWVTEDRVARLICDVYTTDGVPFAGCPRGILKRALKEAEEMGYTAMNVGPEPEFFLFKTDEKGNPTMELNDQGGYFDLAPTDLGENCRREIVLKLEEMGFEIEASHHEVAPGQHEIDFKYADAIKAADQIQTFKLVVKTIARQHGLHATFMAKPLFGVNGSGMHCNISLFQGKENAFYDEKDKLGLSDDARRFMAGVLKHARGFAAITNPTVNSYKRLVPGYEAPCYVAWSASNRSPMVRIPASRGLSTRVEVRNPDPSANPYLALAAILKAGLDGIKKKSALPSPTDRNIYVMTDEEREAEGIPSLPSSLKEALEALLRDETICDALGEHALQHFMELKEIEWDMYRTQVHQWERDQYMTLY
- a CDS encoding LysM peptidoglycan-binding domain-containing protein, with product MSEMVYSPRRSYAYRTEARSTLRQPVKPKPYNRRKLIRAVLLSGLLFLLCAGIVQAWGDDDAVSGQPSVSTERVLVQPGDSLWEIATEYKPNGMDTREYIYKIIQLNDLRGHTLQSGIVLVVPILS
- a CDS encoding HAD family hydrolase, encoding MAIRAVLFDLDDTLLWDERCVEEAFSAVCQYAHSKAGVDAEQLETEVRNAARALYESYETYAFTTNIGINPFEALWGRFTGGEHEQFRYLQQLAPSYRTASWTTGLRHSGCEDESLGAELAERFMSERRARSYVYEETYDILRTLKPHYQLLLLTNGAPDLQQEKLDGIPDIIPFFDHIVISGDHPEGKPAPSLFRHAMSLLAIGPHEGLMVGDKLTTDILGAQNVGMHHAWLNRKGVTLTGKIRPEHQITNLMELTNVIEAINQAALK